In Ignavibacteria bacterium, the DNA window GCAGGCCGTAGAACTTACTTCTTGGATGTTCGTTCTACCAAAAATACGAATGAACTATACATAACTATCACCGAAAAAAAACGAACCGAGAACGATTCAGAAAAATTCAAGATCTTTTTGTATAAAGAAGATTTCGACAAGTTTCTATCGGCATTGAACGAATCGGTTCATTATGCTAAGGTGAATGATAAATCAAATGGTCAAGCGAGGAAGGAACTATTTACTAATGTGGGATGATCTCGACAGAGAATTTATCGATTCAATTTAGCGGTGAATATCTTTTTCATTCTGCTTCTTTTAAAATAAACTCCGGTGATAAAATTGGAGTTATCGGCCCAAATGGCTGCGGGAAGACTACTCTTTTACGAATTCTTTCCAAAATTCAGGAACCTGAATCCAGTTCAATAAATTTCCAGAGCGGAATATCAATCGGTTATCTGCCCCAAGACTATATCAGCGAAGATTCCGATAAAAGTCTTTTCGATGAAATATATCAAAGCAATTCAAGTCTTGTTGAGCTTGAAAATTCTGAAAAACTTTTGCTTAACGGACTTAAATTTTCACACGATAGTGCATTAATAAAAAAACTTGGCGAAGTACAAGAAAAAATCCACGAAATTAATCCCGAAGTTTTCAAAAGCAACGCAAAGAAAATCCTTTTTGGACTTGGTTTCACGGAAAATGATTTGATCAAAAACTCGTCGCTTTTCAGCGGTGGATGGAAAATGAGAATTGCTCTTAGCAAAATCTTGTTATCCA includes these proteins:
- a CDS encoding DUF3276 family protein produces the protein MDTYNNEIFTRIVKAGRRTYFLDVRSTKNTNELYITITEKKRTENDSEKFKIFLYKEDFDKFLSALNESVHYAKVNDKSNGQARKELFTNVG